In Ammospiza caudacuta isolate bAmmCau1 chromosome 2, bAmmCau1.pri, whole genome shotgun sequence, a genomic segment contains:
- the JAM2 gene encoding junctional adhesion molecule B has translation MASRSLRLLLLLCLGLLSYPDVSGISIETDNKNVKAEEFKEAILSCKHKFSKGMSLRIEWKKIQSQGVSFVYYNSEFTGDLRGRAEMLNTGIRIRNVTRRDSGTYRCEISAKSEEGQRLGEATITLTVLVAPTTPVCEVPSSAMTGTVVQMSCKETEGSPPSEYQWYKNGVALLEKTGTGSARAANITYTMNKKSGTLLFNTVTKNDTGEYFCEASNGIGLSQKCSVKRMQVDDLNVSGIIVAVVIVALVMVLCGLGVFYAQKKGYFAKESSSQKKTNYQSTSEKDFKHTKSFVI, from the exons ATCCTGATGTGTCTGGAATCTCCATTGAAACAGATAACAAAAATGTAAAAGCAGAGGAGTTTAAAG AGGCTATTCTTAGTTGCAAACACAAATTTTCAAAAGGGATGAGTTTAAGAATAGAgtggaagaaaatccagtctCAAGGAGTCTCATTTGTCTACTACAACAGTGAATTTACAG GTGATCTCCGAGGCCGAGCAGAGATGCTGAACACAGGAATCCGAATTAGGAACGTGACTAGGAGGGATTCTGGGACCTACCGCTGTGAAATCAGTgccaagagtgaagagggacAACGCCTGGGAGAGGCTACTATTACTCTCACAGTATTGG TTGCTCCGACTACTCCAGTGTGTGAGGTACCCAGCTCCGCAATGACAGGAACGGTCGTGCAGATGAGTTGTAAGGAAACTGAGGGCTCCCCTCCATCTGAGTACCAGTGGTACAAGAATGGTGTTGCCTTGCTGGAGAAGACAGGAACAGGCAGTGCTAGAGCAGCAAACATAACTTACACCATGAATAAAAAGTCTGGCACTCTG CTGTTTAATACAGTTACAAAGAATGACACTGGAGAGTATTTTTGTGAAGCCTCCAATGGGATTGGATTATCTCAGAAATGCTCAGTGAAGCGAATGCAAGTTG ATGACCTTAATGTAAGCGGTATCATTGTGGCTGTAGTAATTGTGGCTCTTGTGATGGTGCTGTGTGGCCTTGGAGTATTCTATGCCCAAAAAAAGGGCTACTTTGCAA agGAAAGTTCTTCCCA AAAGAAGACAAACTATCAATCTACAAGTGAAAAG GATTTCAAGCATACCAAGTCCTTTGTTATTTAG
- the ATP5PF gene encoding ATP synthase-coupling factor 6, mitochondrial has product MILQQILRLSSLFHSAVSVHLRRNIGLSAIAFNKAKELDPVQKLFVDKIREYNTKSKQAGGPVDAGPEFQKDMNESLARLQRAYGEGDLTKFPEFKFEEPKFEETPK; this is encoded by the exons ATGATCCTGCAGCAGATCTTGCggctttcctcccttttccacTCCGCCGTGTCCGTTCACCTGCGCAGGAACATTGGGCTCTCTGCCATTGCCTTCAACAAGGCAAAAGAGCTCGACCCCGTCCAGAAGCTCTTCGTGGACAAGATCAGAGAGTACAACACCAAGAGCAA GCAAGCTGGAGGGCCTGTTGATGCAGGACCTGAGTTTCAAAAAGATATGAATGAATCCCTTGCAAGACTCCAGCGAGCATATGGGGAGGGAGATCTCACCAAGTTTCCAGAATTTAAATTTGAGG AGCCCAAGTTTGAGGAGACTCCAAAGTGA